GGCTGCTGACCGGCATCGTCCCGGCCCTGGTCGCCGGCTCGCTCGGCTTTCTCGTCCGGTACTTCAGCGGCGTCACGCTTCCCGGGTTCGGTGTGGTCGTACTCGCACTGTCGATCGCCAGCGTCCAGGGCGGGCTGCTCGGCCTCGTCGAGCCGAGCATTGCGCAATCGCCGCGACTGCTGGTCGCCGTGCTGGTCGTCCTGATGCTCGCGCTGTACGCGCACAATCAGGGCGACAAACTCGGTGCCGAACTGCCGCGACGACTCTCGCTGACCGCGCTCCGCCAGCGGACGCTCTCGGCGGACGTCGTCGAACTCGTCGGGACCGTCGGCCAGGTCACGATCCGGCCGACGGGCGAGATCCGCGACATGGAGGGGTATCCGCCGCTCCCGGCGGCTCTCCGGCAGACGCTCAAGACCGGGTCGTGGAAACTTCCCGCCGACCTCCCGCTGTCGGAACTCGAGGTCCGCCTCGCGGAACGGCTCCGCACCGACCACGACCTCGCGGACGTCGACGTCTCGATCGACGAGCAGGGTCGGGCGACGATCGTCGCCGCACCCCCATCCGGGAGCCTCTCGCGGCGCGTTCCGGCGGGAACGCGGGCGGTCTCGATCGAGACGCTCGTCCCGACCGGGCTGGCCCGCGGCGACGAGGTGGTCGTCCGGACGGTCGAGCGGTCGATACGGGGGACGGTCCTGAGCGTTCGGACGGCCGCCGACGCCGAGGACACCGCGGCCGGCGACGGTGACGACCCCGTGTCGGGCGAGACGACGCTTCCGGACAGCGGGACGGAGTCTCCGGTGGAGGTCCCCGTGCGGCGTTCCGGAGCCAGTCCCGGCGGAATCGGTCGCGTCACGATTGCCGTCGCCCGGCGCGACGTCGACCCGTTGCTCGCGGCCGACCGACCGCGACTCGTCGTCCGATCGCGAGGGACGAACCGCGAGTTCGAGGCGTTCGCCCTGGCCAAACGGGCCGGGTACGCGATCCGACGGATCACTGTGGGAGCGGACGGGGCGTCCGCGGATCCGCGATCGGCAGCGAACGTGACGGTCGTCGCGGTCCGGCGACAGGGAAGCGAGACCGGCGGTCGTCGACACGGCTGGGTGTTCGGTCCCGGGATCGAACGATCGCTCGGGGCCGGCGACGAGGCGTTCGTCGCGGGTCCCGAGACGCTCGTCGAGGAGTTCGCGGAGGCGACCGGCCGATGAGCAGTCCCGCCGTCGTCCTGGGTACGACTGCTGGGGGTGATCCCGCGTGATCGCGGTCGTCGCCCAGGCGATCTCCCCGGAGGCGCTGCTGGACGTGCTCGGTCGCCTCCTCGGCTTCGCGATCCTCGCGGGCGGCACGGCGGCCGTCGCGGCCGTCGGATTCCGGTGGTACAGCGCCGACGAACTCCCGGAGGGCGTCGGCGTCCTGCTCGGCATCTCGACGGTCGCGATCTGGCTGAACACCAAGACCGCCCTCCAGGACGCGATCATCGGCTCGACGCCGCTTCTCGACCCCGAGACGGCCATCTACACGGTCGTCACCTTCGTCGTGAGCGCGATCGCCGCGGACGGCGGCCGGCGGATCGGGGACCACCTCGCCCGCGACGTGTTCGCGCTCGCGGCGCCCCGGTCGATCGACGACGTGACCGAACTCGTTCGATCGGCCGGCCGGGTGGTGACCCTCGAACTCCCCGACGAGATCGAGGACGTGGACGGTTACGACCCCGTCGACGACGCGACGAAGGCGGATCTCGCCGGCCAGACGGTTCACTTTCCGCGCCGACTCGACGTCGACAGGCTCCGGGAGCGACTCGTCGATCGACTCGCGCGCGACCACGGCATCGGCCACGTCGACGTCGAATTCGCCGCCGACGGCTCGATCGAGTACCTCGCGCTGGGGAGTCGGCCGGCCGGGATCGGGCCGACGCTCGCGCCAGGGACCGTCGCAGTCGCACTCCGCGGCGATCCGGCAGCCGACGCGAGTCCCGGTGATGCCGTCCGCCTCTGGCGTCGCGACGGCGACGCCTACCGGCGGGTCACTCGCGGCGAACTCCGGGGCACCGCCGACGACGTCGTGACGGTCGCCGTCGACGCCGACGACGCGGTCGAACTCGACCCCGACGCCGACTATCGGCTCGTGACCCTCCCCGGAAACCCGGGCGCGGAACGCGATCTCGTCTCCCTGCTCCGGGCCGCCGACGAGACGGTGACCACGTTCGCCGTCGACGAGGGAGACCCGCTCGCGGGCGCGGCCGTCGGGTCCCTCCCGGCGCTCGTGCTCGCAATCGACCGGGACGGCGACCCGATCGCACTGCCGGCCGACGACACCGCTCTGGAAGCGGGCGACGTCGCCTACGCTCTGGCGCGGCCGGCGGCCCTGCGACGGCTCTCGACCGACTCGACCGACGGAGCGGGCGGGACGGTCTTCGGAGCCGACGGGGCGGTCGACGGGGACGCGGCGGCCGTCGATCGTCGGCCGGAGCGGTAGCTACTTGGCCTCGGCACCGATAGCGCCATCTATGCCCACGGAGTGGAACCTGTTCGCCGATCTCGCCGAACGTGCGGGCGACAAACACGTCACCGTCGACGCCGACGCCGGCGACACCGTCGGCGACGCGCTCGACGACCTGCTCGCCGCCGCGCCCGAACTGGAGGGCCGAGTGCTCGACGGCGACGGCGACCTTCGATCGCAGATCAACGTCCTCCGCAACGGGACGAACGTCCTCGTCGAGGAGGAGGGTCTCGAGACGGAACTCGAGGAGGGCGACGAACTGGCCCTGTTCCCGCCGGTGAGCGGCGGTTGAGTCCGCGGCGGCAGACCGCGATCGGCGGGCGATCGATC
This region of Halosolutus amylolyticus genomic DNA includes:
- a CDS encoding potassium transporter TrkA; its protein translation is MTLPVEILLGVYLGLLTGIVPALVAGSLGFLVRYFSGVTLPGFGVVVLALSIASVQGGLLGLVEPSIAQSPRLLVAVLVVLMLALYAHNQGDKLGAELPRRLSLTALRQRTLSADVVELVGTVGQVTIRPTGEIRDMEGYPPLPAALRQTLKTGSWKLPADLPLSELEVRLAERLRTDHDLADVDVSIDEQGRATIVAAPPSGSLSRRVPAGTRAVSIETLVPTGLARGDEVVVRTVERSIRGTVLSVRTAADAEDTAAGDGDDPVSGETTLPDSGTESPVEVPVRRSGASPGGIGRVTIAVARRDVDPLLAADRPRLVVRSRGTNREFEAFALAKRAGYAIRRITVGADGASADPRSAANVTVVAVRRQGSETGGRRHGWVFGPGIERSLGAGDEAFVAGPETLVEEFAEATGR
- a CDS encoding ubiquitin-like small modifier protein 1, with translation MPTEWNLFADLAERAGDKHVTVDADAGDTVGDALDDLLAAAPELEGRVLDGDGDLRSQINVLRNGTNVLVEEEGLETELEEGDELALFPPVSGG
- a CDS encoding TrkA C-terminal domain-containing protein — encoded protein: MIAVVAQAISPEALLDVLGRLLGFAILAGGTAAVAAVGFRWYSADELPEGVGVLLGISTVAIWLNTKTALQDAIIGSTPLLDPETAIYTVVTFVVSAIAADGGRRIGDHLARDVFALAAPRSIDDVTELVRSAGRVVTLELPDEIEDVDGYDPVDDATKADLAGQTVHFPRRLDVDRLRERLVDRLARDHGIGHVDVEFAADGSIEYLALGSRPAGIGPTLAPGTVAVALRGDPAADASPGDAVRLWRRDGDAYRRVTRGELRGTADDVVTVAVDADDAVELDPDADYRLVTLPGNPGAERDLVSLLRAADETVTTFAVDEGDPLAGAAVGSLPALVLAIDRDGDPIALPADDTALEAGDVAYALARPAALRRLSTDSTDGAGGTVFGADGAVDGDAAAVDRRPER